In Setaria italica strain Yugu1 chromosome I, Setaria_italica_v2.0, whole genome shotgun sequence, the genomic window GTGAAAATTGAAAGGTGGCACAGGGTTAAAGGGCATGGCATAATAGAGATAAAAGGGATACAATTTGACCTAAAAATCTACCTTTTGCAACAACTCAAGACGCCTGGCTGTACCAGCCAATGTGGCCTTAACCTGTGAAGAGAATTCTCACATGAGCATTGCGGGAGTGTCTGAGGAGCATAGCTACATACAAATATCTAGCAATACCTTTGAAAGTTCATCTTGCAGCTGCCTGGTTTTCTCAAATTCTTTGTCATATTTCATTCTCCATTCGGCAGATTCATCCATTGCTTCTAGGTTTGCTTGTTCAAATTGCCTCCTGAGGGTTGATGCagcaaaataaacaaacaaataaataaatgtACAAAAAATGCATAAGAAAAGATGCGAAGCAGAAGCTTAAGTTAACATAAACCAGCAAAAGATAATTGCTCATTGTTGCTCTTTTCGAAAGCTAAAGACATGAATGGTAGCCATGAAAATGCTCATATAATAAAGAAGTTGCTAGGTGTGGAAGAACAAGATCACACCTGGCTTAACTTCACCACAAATAAGCCATTGATTGAGGAGAATGGACCGCGTAAACAGGGCTGCACAACCTAATCTATGTGTATCCAATTTCTTTTCTCTGCTAAGAAGCAGAGCAGTCAACTCCATCCATCAGTTGATCCCAAGTTCAGACATCGAAGGAAACAAAAATACTTGCTAGCACCCAACAGTTCGTTTTTGTTTCCTCTAATGTCTGGATTTGGTTAAGTCAATTGCCTGAATTGTTCACCAAGAGGAGGTTGTTGGGTTTAATCAGTTTTTGGGAGCCCGTCTCAATCCATGACTTCCTAAAGCCCATGAATAGGACACAACTCTACTGAAACTACCGACGCATTCTACGACGAAGGCGTTAGGAACTCAACACATGGATCAATTTATCCACCAATCACCGGTGATCAGAAGTTTGAACAAAGATGATTTGATTCCTTCCTTTTATGTTGAGGACCGGATAAGATTTAACAAATCTGGACTAGCCGtggaggaaaaaaacaaaaggaaggcgAAGAAGATTTAGGGGCGAACCGGAGCTCCTCGCGGTCGTCGGCGGTGAAGGAGGGGTCGCTGGACTGGCGAGCCCAGATGCGGAAGTAGACGGCGGTGCCCATGAGCAGCGCCAGAGCGAACGCCACCATCAGGGCCTgccgctcctgccgccgccccgaccctcctcctcgtccccccACCATCCTCCGCCtgtttctccctcctctgccCTCTGTCCTGAAACTCTGTTCAgctttcagaattcagatccaGCTCGACGGAGTCGAGCACAAACATGAAGCAATTGCCTATTTGCCTCGCCCTTTCCCGGTACGATGGGCCCATATTTTGGCCCAAATAGCCCACTTTGTCGTCGAATTCAGCCTTCGAGCTCAGTGTTCGTGCACTGAGCTGAACCATTTTTGAGCCGGGTAAGCCTGGGCGTCAGCTGTTCAATTACAGCTTACAGCTCGATTACCGCTGTGCATAAACAAGGGAATGCTATTTTACCGAACCCAATGTTACGATCTTTTGTTCAGAGTCATTCTTCCGTTCTCCCACGAAAGCAGGTTTCAAGTTTCAACTGCAGCTAAATGAAGAACAACTCGTAGAAGAGAAGAATGTAAGAAACCTGCTAGGAACACGCCACAGAATTACTGGTTGATCCTGTAACGTTTATATACAGGGGCACGGTACATGAGCGACCAATAGCCATCATTTATGTTCGCGGCCTGGTCGCTGCGCTTACAGGGTCTGAATCTGGACCTGCCGCGGCGGAGgtacaggcggcggcggcgtcggcaaGTATTTCTCCGACAGGAACACCATGAAACGGTGCAGGCCGACCGCAGCAGATGTGACCGAGATGACGAACATGTTCCAGCTCACCCTGACCATCAGGACGGGCTCCTCTCGTAACTCTCTCACGAACTTGGAGAATATGACCTGCATCCTGCGGTCTCTTACCACAGCCTGGAGCGCCACCATGGTTGATGATTCTTCGGACAGCACCAGATGGCCATCGTTCTCTGCAACTCGTTTCAAGCCGGTGACATTCAACATCCACTGGCACACCACATCCGCAATAACCTTACTAAGGAGCACCCGGAACATCAGTGCGTCTCTGGAGATCAGATCACGGGCAAGAGATTTTGCATTCTGCACAACGGGACACAGGATGAGCTCAGAACTTGATCATTCTGAAAAGTAAGCCATGAGAGCTGGTTGACATAAGTAGAGCGAGGAGTGTGGAGATAAAATGTGATACAATACCGCTGTCATAATAAGTCTTCTAATCACAGCGCTGTCCTTTGATAATAAAAGCCTCACACACAGGTTTGCAGTATGCAATGCCCTCTCTGGTGTAGCTGTAGCACGGTCAAGTGAAAATGAACCACTGATCTCTACAAGCCTATCCACATTCACATCCTTTGTGTCAGGCACAGGCAAAGCTCCACCGATatatttgaagttgctccttcaCATATGAAAATGACATCAGCAGGTGTATAAGATTTAGCAAAAACTGACTGCTTACTGCTCAGGTAATTATTGGCACGTGCATATCATATTTTTGAGCAACTAAATAAACTAAGCATCTACAATCTTTCATGCATTTTTGTTGCTTCTATTTTCTGGAGTCTGAAGCTGATACAGGGTTGTGTGCACATATACAACTGATAAACCAAGCAACTGTGCTCCAACTTAATAATATTAAATGGGGGTAAATCAGgttttttataataaaaaagGCTGAAGTGATACATAAATATTCAAgcaacatatttttttattctttagtCCAGTCAATTAAGAATCGACACTTAACTAACCAGAAGATATCACTATCTAAATAATTCAAGAGAGCCCTGAAAGGAGCCCACATTAAAATGAACCGATCCAATTTACTAAACAATAAGAACCATGAAACAAACCTTGCTGAAGCCGATTTTAGAAATGCGGAAATCTTCTGCcattggaactctttctttttgttgaaaATTGCCTGTGTAAGAAAACTGATTGGTGTTAGTTATCACATTAATGCAGTCTCATACTCTCATCCACCTTAAATACAAAATGCAGCCTAATCCATGAGGCGAGCAGCATAATATGGCTATATTGGTCCAACTTTGGGATTGAAGACAAATAAGACCCCAATGGCGGACCTAGTACAATACCTACCTCAGAGGCTAGTTCTACAATCTACACACACCGTTCTAAATTGAGATAATGCATGATACCTGGTTCAAGAGTCTCCTCGTCGCAAGTGAATTATTGGAAAGAAGCTTCCGAACAACATACGGGTATGCTGCTTGAAATGTTTTGAAAGTCTCATCCGCTGCCACGGCCAGTCCTATCaataggaaagaaagaaaaaactctGAAAACAGTCACCATTAAAACAGAAATCTTtgaataaaaaaacaaatggtGAACCAGTTTGGTATCTCAATTTCAATTGAACAAGCTAACCTTCCAAAGAAGCAAGTGACCGGAGAACCAGTGTGTAGTAAGGCGGCATACGGAAGTGATATTTAAATGCCACAGACCAGATTTTTCCAAGCACCTAAAAGATGTATGTAAGCACAAAAGCAATGTGAAAAGAATGTCATTAGCTATGCCACTTA contains:
- the LOC101775038 gene encoding uncharacterized protein LOC101775038 yields the protein MVGGRGGGSGRRQERQALMVAFALALLMGTAVYFRIWARQSSDPSFTADDREELRRQFEQANLEAMDESAEWRMKYDKEFEKTRQLQDELSKVKATLAGTARRLELLQKDNEMWKRQTESLKQKCNCTIPLKTMQD